A window of Auraticoccus monumenti contains these coding sequences:
- a CDS encoding S8 family serine peptidase encodes MSPLPRPSRRATRAALALLLAPALLLGLSPAVSQADEPAERYLVRAESRSSAERISSRSDGQPAPRPRFAGRTSGDFTVELTAREADRLADQPGIERVVKDVQIRLTPATVSAGAGTSAAVPWGLDRIDQRSRTLDGAYTTRTTGEGVVVAVVDSGINAAHQDFTDRVLDGYDYFSVDETPEDCNGHGTHVAGTAAGSTYGAAPDAWVLPLRVFDCNGDAYLSDVLYAFQDLGHYARSIEERVVVNFSGGVYTGGLDADGRELVADTEAAISALYDAGAPVVTAAGNEDTDACSSSPGRFGRAINVAASDRSDRRAPFSDQGRCVDLFAPGVGIRSAWKGSTSATATLDGTSMAAPHVTGVVARFLEREPRASSGQVWGAVRDLSTWDVVADRAGSPNRLVYSDVRFAAPGAPTSTVLTTDHAAKSVLLTWKAPLRDNGRVVTGYRVTRSGTDSRGRGPESVLVPKGELNRTFRYLVPGRSYTFTVAAVNAIGTGKTVSKTTTVVAAPSKVAKPVVTSGLTTDTATSIKVDWSKPSGGAPTRYLVTVRRTSDGGTKTVEVAAPTTWVKVTGLSRGKTYTATVRAVNVAGTSATSTASGTATAR; translated from the coding sequence GTGAGCCCCCTCCCCCGCCCCTCCCGCCGCGCCACCCGTGCGGCCCTCGCCCTCCTCCTGGCCCCCGCCCTGCTGCTGGGTCTCTCGCCGGCGGTCAGCCAGGCCGACGAGCCCGCCGAGCGCTACCTCGTCCGTGCGGAGAGCCGCAGCAGCGCGGAGCGGATCTCCTCCCGCTCCGACGGCCAGCCGGCCCCGCGGCCCCGCTTCGCCGGGCGCACCAGCGGCGACTTCACCGTCGAGCTCACCGCCCGGGAGGCCGACCGCCTCGCCGACCAGCCGGGGATCGAGCGCGTGGTCAAGGACGTCCAGATCCGGCTCACCCCTGCCACGGTCAGCGCCGGTGCGGGCACCTCCGCCGCCGTGCCCTGGGGGCTGGACCGCATCGACCAGCGCAGCCGCACCCTCGACGGCGCCTACACCACCCGCACCACCGGCGAGGGCGTGGTCGTCGCCGTGGTCGACTCCGGCATCAACGCCGCGCACCAGGACTTCACCGACCGCGTCCTCGACGGCTACGACTACTTCTCCGTCGACGAGACGCCCGAGGACTGCAACGGGCACGGCACCCACGTGGCCGGCACCGCGGCCGGGAGCACCTACGGCGCGGCGCCCGACGCCTGGGTGCTGCCGCTCCGCGTCTTCGACTGCAACGGTGACGCCTACCTCAGCGACGTGCTCTACGCCTTCCAGGACCTCGGCCACTACGCCCGCAGCATCGAGGAGCGGGTGGTCGTGAACTTCTCCGGGGGCGTCTACACCGGCGGGCTCGACGCCGACGGCCGTGAGCTGGTCGCCGACACCGAGGCCGCGATCAGCGCCCTGTACGACGCCGGTGCTCCCGTGGTCACCGCCGCCGGCAACGAGGACACCGACGCCTGCAGCTCCAGCCCGGGCCGGTTCGGCCGCGCGATCAACGTGGCCGCCTCGGACCGCTCGGACCGGCGCGCGCCCTTCTCCGACCAGGGCCGCTGCGTCGACCTCTTCGCCCCCGGCGTGGGGATCCGCTCGGCCTGGAAGGGCTCGACCAGCGCCACCGCCACCCTCGACGGCACCTCGATGGCGGCACCGCACGTCACCGGGGTCGTCGCCCGCTTCCTGGAGCGCGAGCCCCGGGCCAGCAGCGGCCAGGTCTGGGGCGCCGTGCGCGACCTGAGCACCTGGGACGTCGTCGCCGACCGCGCCGGCAGCCCGAACCGGCTGGTGTACTCCGACGTCCGCTTCGCCGCCCCGGGCGCGCCGACGTCGACGGTGCTCACGACCGACCACGCCGCCAAGAGCGTCCTGCTGACCTGGAAGGCCCCGCTGCGCGACAACGGCCGCGTGGTCACCGGGTACCGCGTCACCCGGTCCGGCACCGACTCCCGTGGCCGCGGGCCCGAGAGCGTGCTGGTGCCCAAGGGAGAGCTGAACCGGACCTTCCGCTACCTTGTCCCGGGCCGCAGCTACACCTTCACGGTGGCCGCGGTGAACGCGATCGGCACCGGCAAGACCGTCAGCAAGACCACCACGGTGGTCGCCGCGCCGAGCAAGGTGGCCAAGCCGGTCGTGACGTCGGGGCTGACCACCGACACCGCGACGTCGATCAAGGTGGACTGGTCCAAGCCCTCCGGCGGGGCACCGACCCGCTACCTGGTCACGGTGCGCCGGACCAGCGACGGCGGCACCAAGACCGTCGAGGTGGCCGCGCCGACCACCTGGGTCAAGGTCACCGGGCTGAGCAGGGGCAAGACCTACACCGCCACGGTGCGGGCCGTGAACGTGGCCGGCACCAGCGCGACCTCCACCGCGTCCGGGACCGCCACCGCCCGCTGA